CGGGCACCATGACCCGCCAACTCCTCAACCACGCGAACGGGTCGAACCGAAACGGTGGCACCGAGGCGGCCACATTGCCCGCTATCTCGACCAGTGGCACACGAGGCCAGCTGTCCCCTGAATATGCCAACGGTCACAGCAGCCCGGGAACCGCCAGGCTTCCCGCTGGCGCCATGGGCAGCCATGCGAACCCTTCGGCGACCGGAGTCGGCAACACAGGCCAGGCCACGGCGGCCAACCCGGATACCCCCAGGCTTTCCGGCAGCCACGCAGAGAACGCATCGAACAGCCCCCCCGGCGCGGGAGAAACCGCCGATGCCCGGCACACGGTTTCCGACGCCAAGATCATCAAAGAGTATGGCCAGCGCAGCGGGCAGATGGCCACACAGGACCTGTTGAATCACTCACGTGCCAACAACCCGCCCCGCACGCAAGGATTGCGAGAGCACGTTGCATTCCCCTTCGGCAACAGGCCCTCCGGCCGCGGAACGGCCCACGGTCCACAGAACCCGCCCAACGATTGAAAGGATGGTTTCAATGCACCCCAAGATGCCCGGTTTCAAAAAGCCCTTTTTTCGGCCCTGGCTTGTCGCCTGTTTTCTGGGAGTGCTCATGAGCACACAAAACGCCTGCAGCGAAGACCGCATTGTTTTTCATGGCTTCTCATACAACCCGGCGGTCGACAGCCCGGACATCGAATTGCTCGATTGCCTGTATGGAGAAACCCTGGGGACGCACACGGCCCACGAAGTGCAGACGGGGCAAGCCCGCCGGGGCGAGTGTTTCAACGGCGCCGGAAAAATCCTCCTGGGGGATTCCCTGTACGTCAAATGGCGCGACAAAAACACGCAGAAGGTTTACGAAGACCGGGTGGACCTCCGAAGCCGGTTGCCATCGCCCAAGGAGATGCACAAGCAGGATATCTACTTCCTGATCGACAACAACCAGCTGTATGTGTATCTGATCCCGGACCGGGATTGGGATACCAAACGCAATCACCGACCGGCCGACAAGCCCGCCAATGGGCCGGATGGGCTGGAGTACCTGGACGTCAAGACCCTCTACCCGGACAACGCCCCACCCAAAGTCCGGGGAGGCTGGCCCAGCGCGAGAGCGGCGCGCGAAGCCGCTGAGCGGGGCAAACCATGACCGAGGTCGTCAAGCAGCTCAACGAGGCCGAGCTCGCCCGGATGTCTGCCCAGGCGCAGGGCATCGCTCAGAGTGCGGCGCCCAAACTGGCGCTTGGCAACGGCGAACAATTCGTGTTCGTGGCGCACTTTGACGGCACCAACAACGACAAGGACAACCTGGCGCTCTCGGGCAACCCGCAGCCCACCAACGTGGCGGAGTTGTATGAGCAGATGAAGCCAAACGAAAAGGGGAATCCGAACTTCCGCACGGTGTATTACCCTGGCGTCGGCACCGATCCGGGTGCCAAGGGCTACCACGACGTCCTGAGACCTACCGCAGACATGCAGGACACTGCGCAAAAGGCTTACGACAAGTTTCAAGATCAAGCCACCATATGGCTGCGCGGCCACCCCCAAGCCAATCCTACCGAATCCCTGCAAGTCATGGCCACCGGCTTCAGCCGGGGCGGAGGCACAGCGGCGGTGTTCAGCCAGTTGCTCTATGAACGTGGCCTGAGCGATCCAAATACCGGCAAGATGCTGGTACCGCCGGGGCAACTGGGTCTGGCCGGGGCCATGGTCCTCGACCCGGTGACCACAGGTTACGAGGGCAACACGGCGTTCTCGCCGGCCTCGAAAAACGTCACCGTCGTGCGCGCCCAGAACGAATACCGCACCTGGTTCAAGGGCGTGGACCACGGCGGCCACCCCGGCGTGAACACGGTTGACATCACCGGCAACCACTGCAACATCGGCGGTGGCTACGACCGGGGCATCGGCGCCCACGTGCTCGAAGCCTCCACCGAGTGGTTCAGGAAAACCGGGGTGCCCATCAGCGACGTGCCCGCCGCCAAACGCCACGACGGCAGCGCCACCGTCTACCACGAGCGCGACATCCCCAAAACCGACGAAGCCATCCAGATCAGCCACCACCCGGCCATGCGCACGCTGCTCCCCAAAGCCAGCGTGATCGCCGAGGCGGCGGCGCGAAACGCCGACTACCCCGTCACCCACGACCCGCGCAAAGGGCTCGATGCCCCGCGCCAGCTGGACCCTTCGGCCCATCCGGAGCGCCAGAGGGCCGACGGCTGGAGCCGCTTCAACGGCGCGCAGGGCGCGGTCTGGCGCAAGGACTACACATCAGACAAGGGCGTACCGCTGCGCGCCGTGGTGATCGAGCGCGACCCACCCGGCACGCAGAACGACCGGGTGGACATGGTGCTGATGCGCCGCGACGGCCCAGGCCAGCTGCTGATGGACAAACGCCTGCCAGCGGGCAGCGGCACGGCACTGCGCGACTCACTGGACCAGCGCCTGGACCCCATCAAAGTGCAGGCGGCACCAGCGCGCCAGGGC
This Hydrogenophaga taeniospiralis DNA region includes the following protein-coding sequences:
- a CDS encoding phospholipase effector Tle1 domain-containing protein, whose amino-acid sequence is MTEVVKQLNEAELARMSAQAQGIAQSAAPKLALGNGEQFVFVAHFDGTNNDKDNLALSGNPQPTNVAELYEQMKPNEKGNPNFRTVYYPGVGTDPGAKGYHDVLRPTADMQDTAQKAYDKFQDQATIWLRGHPQANPTESLQVMATGFSRGGGTAAVFSQLLYERGLSDPNTGKMLVPPGQLGLAGAMVLDPVTTGYEGNTAFSPASKNVTVVRAQNEYRTWFKGVDHGGHPGVNTVDITGNHCNIGGGYDRGIGAHVLEASTEWFRKTGVPISDVPAAKRHDGSATVYHERDIPKTDEAIQISHHPAMRTLLPKASVIAEAAARNADYPVTHDPRKGLDAPRQLDPSAHPERQRADGWSRFNGAQGAVWRKDYTSDKGVPLRAVVIERDPPGTQNDRVDMVLMRRDGPGQLLMDKRLPAGSGTALRDSLDQRLDPIKVQAAPARQGPSAEQHSQAQHFKDQLGPRLAQLGMNEQQIDTLSAAAAKEQTRYAAQGEAQDFYLSKDGNTIAMRQDLAPLREFSVAQALGQSEQAHWREANALSRNEVDPPTRMADSSMQQEPSALVRA